The Gemmatimonadaceae bacterium genome window below encodes:
- a CDS encoding diacylglycerol kinase family protein: protein MPDKLPNNRALILANPRARLAGAAEWREIAIAELACRYATELVEPRDARETTVLARKAADEGIAVVVAAGGDGTINAVAQGLAGTQTALGILPLGSANDLAREYGVPRSIAHAARRIAEGEARHIDVIAIGDRVFCSVGGLALVARAALAVTRFKQRSQSARRMADWLGGHVYRLSATTALLSPWSLDDHLRIAYRDPESGEPHLFETRASALFVTNHSTLGGGLVLPVKADPADGVLEICYVPARARHSLMLNFARLSAGSPIPPGVLESIRATEATIETGREDAFVADGELLAQGRIFEVRVLPRALSIVA from the coding sequence ATGCCCGACAAATTGCCTAACAACCGAGCGCTCATCCTTGCCAATCCTCGGGCGCGCCTGGCCGGCGCCGCCGAGTGGCGTGAGATCGCGATCGCCGAACTGGCGTGTCGTTACGCGACCGAGCTGGTCGAGCCGCGGGATGCGCGAGAGACGACAGTGCTCGCGCGCAAGGCGGCCGACGAGGGAATCGCCGTGGTGGTCGCGGCTGGCGGCGACGGAACAATCAATGCCGTCGCCCAAGGCCTCGCCGGCACGCAGACCGCGTTAGGCATCCTGCCGCTCGGCAGCGCCAACGATCTGGCGCGCGAGTACGGCGTTCCGCGATCGATCGCGCACGCGGCACGGCGCATCGCCGAGGGCGAAGCCCGCCACATCGACGTCATCGCGATCGGCGACCGCGTGTTCTGCAGCGTCGGTGGATTGGCGCTGGTAGCGCGGGCGGCGCTGGCAGTGACGCGCTTCAAGCAGCGATCGCAGTCGGCGCGGCGGATGGCGGACTGGCTCGGCGGACACGTCTATCGGCTCTCGGCGACCACGGCACTCCTTTCACCCTGGTCGCTCGACGACCACCTGCGCATCGCCTATCGCGACCCCGAGAGCGGCGAGCCGCACTTGTTCGAGACGCGTGCATCGGCGCTGTTCGTCACGAATCACAGCACGTTAGGCGGCGGCCTCGTGCTGCCGGTGAAGGCCGATCCCGCGGACGGCGTGCTCGAGATTTGTTACGTGCCGGCGCGGGCGAGACATTCGTTGATGCTCAACTTCGCGCGGTTGAGCGCAGGATCGCCGATTCCACCGGGCGTGCTGGAATCGATTCGCGCGACGGAAGCGACGATCGAGACGGGTCGTGAGGACGCGTTCGTGGCCGATGGCGAGCTCCTCGCGCAGGGAAGGATATTCGAGGTCCGGGTGTTGCCGCGCGCGCTGTCCATCGTCGCCTAA
- a CDS encoding DUF1080 domain-containing protein produces the protein MPRPITFAIAFVMATIESLPAAAQSPTEYPIHSMTRPQPTVVDPGPYPGLRKPPSDAVVLFDGRSLDGWQSADSSGHPARWKVADGYMEVVAGAGNIATTRGFGDVQLHVEFMEPVPAHGEGQERGNSGVFLMGIYEVQVLDSYQNPTYADGAVGAIYGQYPPLVNASRPPGEWQTYDIVFHRPRFAANGNLTSPARMTILFNGILIQDNAVLTGPTAHKQRPPYAKHPDLLPLILQDHGDLVRFRNIWVRELSGGS, from the coding sequence ATGCCTCGCCCCATCACCTTCGCCATCGCATTCGTCATGGCAACGATCGAGTCGTTACCAGCGGCGGCGCAGTCGCCGACCGAATATCCCATTCATTCGATGACGCGTCCGCAACCGACCGTCGTCGATCCCGGACCGTATCCCGGGCTGCGGAAGCCACCGTCCGACGCGGTCGTGCTCTTCGATGGGCGCTCGCTCGACGGCTGGCAGTCAGCCGACTCGAGCGGTCACCCTGCGCGCTGGAAGGTCGCGGACGGCTACATGGAAGTCGTCGCAGGCGCCGGGAACATCGCGACCACGCGCGGCTTCGGCGACGTTCAGCTCCACGTCGAATTCATGGAGCCCGTGCCTGCTCACGGTGAAGGCCAGGAGCGCGGCAACAGTGGCGTTTTTCTCATGGGGATTTACGAAGTCCAGGTACTCGATTCGTATCAGAATCCGACCTACGCCGATGGTGCCGTCGGGGCGATCTACGGGCAATATCCGCCGCTCGTGAACGCGAGCCGTCCGCCAGGCGAGTGGCAGACGTACGACATCGTATTCCACCGTCCCCGCTTCGCCGCCAACGGCAACCTAACGAGTCCGGCGCGGATGACGATTCTCTTCAACGGCATTTTGATTCAGGACAATGCCGTGCTCACCGGCCCCACCGCGCACAAGCAACGCCCGCCGTATGCGAAGCATCCCGATCTGTTGCCGCTGATTCTCCAAGATCACGGGGACCTGGTGCGGTTCAGGAATATCTGGGTGCGCGAGCTGTCAGGCGGTAGTTAG
- a CDS encoding phosphatase domain-containing protein, protein MPSWRDLSALVAELAGDAKRAYDRALGKTGAYHVVGYRGYATTERALVLGRVLEHTRIASAEASHARWRNLLAMLQRIDSGPLPFAKVQARIGGCETHLVADDEGFLRRWVETDENLRAGEWHTVHLDVVAGPETPVAAAAHVPAKVLVPSSRAQLGVISDMDDTVLQSEITSFVRAARLMLLENARTRLPFPGVAAFYRALARGTASAPMNPIFYVSSSPWNLHDVITDFLDAQQIPVGPMLLRDWDIARDMLRTREYKLAQIREILGTYPALPFVLVGDSGQEDPEIYRTLVSEFPGRILAIYIRNVSPHPERSTSIRALAEEVSAAGSTLLLADDTLAAARHSAAHGWISEDSLHEIELEKRDDEGRTGAKVPTPGVDAEEAPTLVVDPEVKRRDVE, encoded by the coding sequence ATGCCGAGCTGGCGTGACTTGAGCGCGCTCGTCGCGGAGCTCGCGGGAGACGCGAAGCGCGCCTACGATCGCGCACTCGGCAAGACGGGGGCCTACCACGTCGTCGGCTACCGAGGCTACGCGACGACCGAGCGCGCGCTCGTCCTCGGCCGCGTCCTCGAGCACACGCGCATCGCGAGCGCCGAGGCGTCGCACGCGCGGTGGAGGAATCTGCTGGCGATGTTGCAGCGCATCGATTCCGGTCCACTGCCGTTCGCGAAGGTTCAGGCCCGCATCGGTGGTTGCGAGACGCACCTCGTCGCCGACGACGAGGGATTTCTCCGTCGTTGGGTGGAGACGGACGAAAATCTCCGCGCCGGCGAGTGGCACACCGTACACCTCGACGTCGTTGCTGGACCGGAGACGCCCGTTGCCGCGGCGGCCCACGTTCCCGCAAAGGTGCTCGTGCCGTCGTCGCGCGCGCAGTTGGGCGTCATCAGCGACATGGACGACACCGTGCTCCAGTCGGAGATCACCAGCTTCGTTCGGGCTGCTCGCTTGATGCTGCTCGAGAACGCGCGCACGCGGCTGCCATTCCCTGGCGTCGCGGCATTCTATCGCGCGTTGGCGCGCGGCACGGCGAGCGCACCGATGAATCCGATTTTTTACGTCTCGAGCAGCCCGTGGAATCTGCACGACGTGATCACGGACTTTCTCGACGCGCAGCAGATTCCGGTGGGGCCAATGCTGCTGCGTGATTGGGACATCGCCCGCGACATGCTCCGCACGCGCGAGTACAAACTGGCGCAGATCCGTGAAATTCTCGGGACATATCCCGCGCTGCCATTCGTACTCGTCGGCGACAGCGGGCAGGAGGATCCCGAGATTTACCGAACGCTCGTGAGCGAATTCCCGGGCCGGATCCTCGCCATTTATATCCGCAATGTCTCACCGCATCCCGAGCGTTCGACGTCGATTCGGGCGCTCGCCGAAGAGGTGAGCGCGGCCGGGTCGACGCTTCTCCTCGCCGACGACACACTCGCCGCTGCGCGCCACTCGGCGGCGCACGGTTGGATTAGTGAAGACTCATTGCACGAGATCGAGCTCGAGAAGCGTGACGACGAGGGACGGACGGGGGCGAAGGTGCCAACGCCGGGCGTGGACGCGGAGGAGGCGCCGACGCTCGTCGTCGATCCCGAGGTCAAGCGTCGCGACGTGGAGTAG
- a CDS encoding class I SAM-dependent methyltransferase, whose amino-acid sequence MRKSSRTAIGVAALRAAHQLVDAEPRVLDDPVILRLLGIETLDTIREDRERYQTPGALALRAHVVMRSRYAEDRLAQAIARGVTQYVILGAGLDTFAYRQPAWARNLRIVEIDRAPMQREKRERLSLAQVFVPDNVAFGAIDFESESLRDGLTRYDVDVQQPTFFSWLGVTMYLTENAVMSVLGDVASYAPGSEIVFTFARVSSDGAVDDVTARLAEMAASVGEPWRTYFDPDQLSEKLRAVGFNSVELLTPDEAARRYFTGRTDALPPPRWSSIVSAIVGGS is encoded by the coding sequence ATGCGCAAGTCCAGTCGTACAGCCATCGGCGTCGCGGCACTCCGCGCGGCGCATCAGCTCGTCGACGCCGAGCCTCGCGTCCTCGACGACCCGGTCATCCTTCGCCTCTTGGGGATCGAGACGCTGGACACGATCCGCGAGGACCGCGAGCGCTATCAGACGCCCGGCGCGCTCGCGCTCCGCGCCCACGTCGTGATGCGCAGCCGGTACGCGGAGGACCGCCTGGCGCAAGCGATCGCCCGTGGCGTGACGCAGTACGTCATCCTCGGCGCCGGCCTCGATACCTTCGCTTACCGACAGCCGGCGTGGGCGCGCAACCTTCGCATCGTCGAGATCGACCGCGCACCGATGCAGCGCGAGAAGCGCGAACGTCTCTCGCTCGCCCAGGTCTTCGTTCCCGACAACGTCGCCTTCGGCGCCATCGACTTCGAGTCCGAGTCGCTGCGTGATGGGCTCACTCGTTATGACGTGGATGTGCAGCAACCGACTTTCTTCTCGTGGCTCGGCGTCACGATGTATCTCACGGAGAACGCGGTCATGTCGGTGCTCGGCGACGTCGCGAGCTACGCGCCCGGAAGCGAGATCGTGTTCACCTTCGCCCGGGTGAGCTCTGACGGCGCTGTCGATGACGTCACGGCGCGCCTTGCGGAGATGGCGGCGTCGGTCGGAGAGCCGTGGCGAACGTATTTCGATCCGGACCAATTATCCGAGAAGCTGCGCGCGGTTGGTTTCAACAGTGTCGAGCTGCTCACGCCCGACGAGGCCGCAAGGCGCTACTTCACGGGTCGGACGGACGCACTGCCGCCGCCGCGTTGGAGCTCGATTGTGAGCGCCATCGTTGGTGGTTCGTAG
- a CDS encoding serine/threonine-protein kinase, which yields MDTDSFAEQLQDALASAYTIQRELTGGGMSRVFVATERALGRAVVVKVLKPELGAGVNRERFRREIMLAAQLQHPHIVPVLSAGEHGDLLWYTMPFVEGVSLRDSLIHVGKFSARTVTRVLHDVLDALAYAHRRGVIHRDIKPGNILHHGSHSLVTDFGVAKALSASMPHSGTTSVGIAIGTPAYMAPEQLAADPSADHRMDLYAVGLLAYELLTGVQPFSERSPQATMAAQLTRMPTPLEEACPGVPPVLASLVMRLLAKHPDDRPATAAAALADLEAFATPVSTGSSTADPPVAQASGATNVRSAAPRSRHLAIIVAGAAALVVVATAVVLARGARGSASLAPNKPPADSAAANHANVSVPTSALTHDDSLRIAEAVRALMAKARLNAAPPNAAGLDSLRRTLVRAYTDSAIREAGQGKGQAGSQTAPAPPAATQAPHFAGGTRTSSRVTPKPSPVPKPIFARPRRVAILPVRDVTQRPAVAPTARALEDSLRKALVAQGYTPATDAELVRLMAQNDLGAQRRIADSLGIGAIAMSILSMRADEIVAQSIVVDVWRNYPMSDRAATDLDKPQDALGIVRDVSRALERVSWRSRADPKRVLVFDLENQTGSDSIGVLARQLSDSLRAVVAKRLGAEVVTDSGARATRDIMERRAAGARLGVGVLVAGGLYRARGDSVSVRLSTRDMSEDKTFPTLEARFARADLLAGLQPLVDRLLQDLNQVNWGPKQVSR from the coding sequence GTGGACACAGACTCTTTCGCCGAACAGCTCCAGGACGCCCTCGCCTCCGCCTACACGATCCAGCGTGAGTTGACCGGTGGGGGGATGAGTCGCGTGTTCGTCGCTACCGAGCGCGCGCTGGGTAGAGCCGTCGTCGTCAAAGTCCTGAAGCCGGAGCTGGGCGCAGGCGTGAATCGCGAGCGCTTTCGTCGGGAGATCATGCTCGCGGCTCAACTCCAGCACCCACACATCGTTCCCGTGCTGAGCGCAGGTGAGCACGGGGATCTGCTGTGGTACACGATGCCCTTCGTCGAAGGCGTCTCGCTCCGCGATTCGCTCATCCACGTGGGCAAGTTCTCGGCGCGTACCGTCACGCGCGTCCTGCATGACGTGCTGGACGCGTTGGCATATGCGCACCGGCGGGGCGTGATCCATCGCGACATCAAGCCTGGGAATATCCTTCACCACGGATCGCATTCACTGGTGACGGATTTCGGCGTCGCGAAGGCGTTGTCGGCATCGATGCCCCACTCGGGGACGACCTCGGTCGGGATCGCGATCGGCACACCGGCGTACATGGCGCCGGAGCAGCTCGCGGCTGATCCGAGCGCAGATCACCGCATGGACCTGTATGCGGTGGGATTGCTGGCCTACGAGCTGTTGACCGGTGTGCAGCCGTTCAGCGAGCGCTCACCCCAGGCGACGATGGCGGCGCAGCTCACGCGGATGCCGACGCCGCTCGAGGAGGCGTGTCCCGGCGTGCCACCCGTGCTGGCGTCACTCGTTATGCGGCTGCTCGCGAAGCATCCCGACGACCGCCCGGCGACGGCCGCGGCAGCGCTCGCGGACTTGGAGGCGTTCGCGACGCCAGTCTCGACGGGCTCGTCGACGGCGGATCCACCGGTTGCCCAGGCGAGCGGCGCAACGAACGTCAGGTCGGCCGCGCCGCGATCGAGACATCTCGCGATTATCGTCGCGGGCGCAGCAGCGCTCGTCGTCGTTGCAACGGCGGTGGTATTGGCTCGCGGTGCGCGCGGCTCCGCGTCGCTGGCGCCGAATAAGCCGCCTGCGGATTCGGCGGCAGCAAATCACGCGAACGTCTCCGTACCCACTTCCGCGTTGACGCACGACGACTCGTTGCGGATTGCCGAGGCAGTGCGAGCGCTGATGGCGAAGGCGCGGCTCAATGCGGCGCCGCCTAACGCCGCTGGCCTCGACTCGCTGCGGCGGACGCTCGTCCGCGCGTACACGGACTCCGCAATTCGCGAGGCTGGTCAGGGGAAGGGGCAAGCAGGCAGCCAGACAGCGCCTGCCCCGCCAGCGGCAACCCAGGCGCCGCATTTCGCGGGAGGAACGCGGACCAGTTCCCGCGTGACGCCAAAGCCCTCACCGGTGCCGAAGCCCATCTTTGCGCGTCCGCGCCGCGTCGCGATTCTGCCCGTGCGCGACGTGACGCAGCGGCCCGCGGTCGCTCCCACGGCGCGGGCGCTCGAGGATTCGCTGCGGAAGGCGCTCGTCGCCCAGGGCTACACGCCGGCCACGGACGCGGAGCTGGTGCGCTTGATGGCGCAGAACGATCTCGGTGCGCAGCGGCGGATCGCGGACAGCCTCGGCATCGGCGCGATCGCGATGAGCATTCTCTCAATGCGGGCGGACGAGATTGTCGCGCAGTCGATCGTGGTCGACGTGTGGCGCAATTATCCGATGTCGGACCGCGCCGCGACGGACCTCGATAAGCCGCAGGACGCGCTCGGAATCGTGCGTGACGTGTCGCGCGCGCTGGAGCGCGTGAGCTGGCGGTCGCGCGCGGATCCGAAGCGGGTGCTCGTGTTCGACCTCGAGAACCAGACGGGAAGTGATTCGATTGGCGTCCTGGCGCGGCAGCTCTCGGATTCGTTACGCGCAGTGGTCGCGAAGCGGCTTGGCGCCGAGGTGGTGACCGACTCGGGGGCGCGGGCGACGCGGGATATCATGGAACGGCGTGCGGCGGGCGCGCGGTTAGGCGTCGGCGTCCTCGTGGCGGGCGGATTGTATCGCGCTCGAGGTGATTCGGTGTCGGTGCGGCTCTCGACGCGCGATATGTCTGAAGATAAAACGTTCCCGACTTTGGAAGCGCGGTTCGCCCGAGCAGATCTGCTTGCGGGACTCCAGCCGCTCGTCGATCGGCTCCTGCAAGATTTGAATCAGGTAAACTGGGGGCCGAAGCAGGTCTCTCGATAG
- a CDS encoding succinylglutamate desuccinylase/aspartoacylase family protein, producing MKIVHVMFAVAALSANTALSQQQQSSAFSVGSATAQRGTTATGVIAVPAGSDSALDIPVAVIHGARPGPVVAFVAGSHGTEYSSIVAMQRLIPRIDAAKLAGTVIVVPIINIASWTQMTPHVNPIDRKGMNSSYPGDASGTQTQRALALMTSQVVAPADVVVDLHGGDLDENLRPYSYWFRGGKTAQDSAGLKLIMAFGLDHVIVTDVDPSAPNAGRSLSGQALVRGKTVLVAEAGRSGVVAPGDISALVEGSLNVLAALKMIDRRYTPVRRPVWLDGAGARLAAESAGVFIASVDRDTRVKKGQLLGYTTDFLGRKTGEVRSPIDGLVTFIRGVPSMWAHATLVNILPVLERPAPWKAPTPR from the coding sequence ATGAAGATCGTTCATGTCATGTTCGCTGTTGCGGCTCTATCGGCCAACACGGCCCTTTCGCAGCAGCAGCAATCGTCTGCCTTCAGCGTTGGTAGCGCGACGGCGCAGCGCGGTACGACTGCGACGGGAGTGATCGCCGTGCCCGCGGGCTCCGACTCGGCGCTCGACATTCCCGTCGCCGTGATTCATGGCGCCCGACCGGGACCGGTCGTCGCGTTCGTTGCCGGGAGCCACGGTACCGAGTACAGCTCGATCGTCGCGATGCAGCGACTGATTCCGCGCATTGATGCAGCGAAGCTCGCCGGCACGGTAATTGTGGTGCCGATCATCAACATCGCGTCGTGGACGCAGATGACACCGCACGTGAATCCCATCGATCGCAAAGGGATGAACAGCTCGTATCCGGGCGACGCGAGCGGGACGCAGACGCAACGCGCGTTGGCGTTGATGACGAGCCAGGTCGTCGCGCCGGCGGATGTCGTCGTCGACCTGCATGGCGGTGATCTCGACGAGAACCTCCGCCCGTACAGCTACTGGTTCCGCGGGGGCAAGACGGCGCAGGACTCGGCCGGTCTCAAGCTCATCATGGCATTCGGACTCGATCACGTGATCGTCACCGACGTGGATCCGTCGGCGCCTAACGCGGGGCGGTCGTTATCCGGGCAAGCGCTGGTGCGGGGCAAGACGGTGCTCGTCGCCGAAGCCGGACGAAGCGGCGTCGTCGCGCCGGGTGACATTAGCGCCCTCGTTGAGGGTTCGCTCAACGTGCTCGCGGCGCTGAAGATGATCGATCGCCGCTACACGCCCGTCAGGCGGCCGGTGTGGCTGGATGGCGCCGGCGCCCGCCTCGCGGCGGAGAGCGCGGGCGTGTTCATCGCCTCGGTGGATCGCGACACGCGGGTGAAGAAGGGCCAGCTGCTGGGCTACACGACCGATTTTCTCGGCCGGAAGACAGGTGAGGTGCGCTCACCGATCGACGGCCTGGTGACGTTCATTCGAGGCGTGCCATCGATGTGGGCGCACGCCACTCTCGTAAACATTCTCCCGGTGCTCGAGCGCCCTGCCCCGTGGAAAGCTCCTACGCCTCGCTGA
- a CDS encoding PDZ domain-containing protein, which produces MSARLLLAIAAVLATAAPLSAQGTRLLRHPAVSKDLVAFEYAGDLWVVGRNGGSARRLTATPGVETDPQFSPDGSLIAYSGTSGGNTDVYVIPAAGGDPKRLTYHPGVDRARGWTADSKHVLFASERTSAPQQSYYRLWSISIDGGLPEVLPMPRAYSGTYSPDGKRFAYEEIGTQFIPEWYEASEWRHYRGGRTHPIWIISLADYSVEKLPRANSNDSDPMWIGNTVYFVSDRNYTANLFAYNLDSKKTEQLTHHDDYDIQNASAGPDAIVYEQAGYVHLFDVKTGQSRKLEIDVKGDLPWARPQMKHVASMIRSASLSPTGVRAAFEARGDVFTVPATQGDYRNLTRTTGAHEHSPVWSPDGSQVAWLSDASGEYQLMIGDQLGLAKPRVVTLPGNGYYSSPTWSPDGKHLLLEDNHLTLWTLDVASGRATKIDSDTYFDPTRDIDMAWSPDSRWVAYSRNIDSHMRAVFLYSLEEGKPHQITDGMSDVVSPAFDAGGKYLYFLASTDYGPRTSWLEMSSLDRPARRSIYLAVLSASEPSPLLPEAGDEPIAAAAAVVALASKPRADTTASQVRIDLDGIAQRILPIGVPAGDYSDLSAATAGSFLYMDAMPNAGGAARLERYQIKERSATPILEGIRSYTLSGDRKKLLYQAARGAPESRWGIVAADKPAKVGEGAINVGQLEMLVDPRAEWPEIFKETWRTQRDYFYDAKMHGANWQAVYDKYAPFLPFVGHRSDLGYIIALTGGELTVGHSYLSGPGDEPEEQPESVGLLGADFAIENGRYRITHIYSGENWNPDLRAPLSAPGIRVAEGDYILEVNGRPLTPPTNLYSVFLGTAGHQTEIRVGKSPTGDDSRVVTVVPVASEEGLRTRAWVEANRRKVDQLSGGRLAYVWLPNTAGGGYTSFTRYFYAQQEKEGAVIDERYNHGGMVADYIVNELERKPMGYFATREGKVSTTPIAGIYGPKVMLINESAGSGGDALPYMFHQRQIGPLIGTRTWGGLVGTLGVPQTIDGGGITAPGLAFYDLQGKWAIENEGVPPDVDVEYTPADVIKGHDPQLERAVQEALTILKTKPALRVARPAPIDRTSRKNP; this is translated from the coding sequence ATGTCCGCCCGATTATTGCTTGCTATCGCTGCCGTCCTTGCGACGGCGGCGCCTCTGAGCGCTCAAGGCACTCGCCTCCTTCGTCACCCCGCCGTCAGCAAAGACCTCGTCGCCTTCGAGTACGCCGGCGACCTCTGGGTGGTGGGCCGTAACGGCGGCTCGGCGCGTCGTCTCACCGCCACGCCCGGCGTGGAGACCGATCCGCAGTTCTCGCCCGACGGATCGCTCATCGCCTACAGCGGCACGAGCGGCGGCAACACCGACGTCTATGTCATCCCTGCCGCCGGTGGCGACCCGAAGCGCCTAACGTATCATCCCGGCGTCGATCGTGCGCGCGGCTGGACGGCCGACAGCAAGCACGTGCTCTTCGCCTCCGAGCGGACGAGCGCGCCGCAGCAATCGTATTACCGGCTGTGGAGCATCTCGATCGATGGCGGACTTCCCGAGGTGCTACCGATGCCGCGCGCCTACTCGGGCACCTATTCGCCAGACGGCAAGCGCTTCGCGTACGAGGAGATCGGGACGCAGTTCATCCCCGAATGGTACGAGGCGAGCGAATGGCGGCACTATCGCGGCGGCCGCACGCATCCGATCTGGATCATCAGTCTCGCCGACTACTCGGTCGAGAAGCTCCCGCGCGCGAATAGCAACGACAGCGATCCGATGTGGATCGGCAACACCGTCTACTTCGTCTCCGATCGCAACTACACCGCGAACCTGTTTGCGTACAACCTCGATAGCAAAAAGACCGAGCAGCTCACGCACCACGACGATTACGACATTCAAAACGCGTCGGCCGGCCCCGATGCGATCGTCTATGAGCAGGCGGGCTACGTCCACCTGTTCGACGTGAAGACCGGTCAATCGCGAAAGCTCGAGATCGACGTCAAAGGCGACCTGCCCTGGGCGCGGCCGCAGATGAAGCACGTCGCGAGCATGATTCGGAGCGCGTCGCTATCGCCGACGGGAGTTCGCGCCGCCTTCGAGGCACGCGGCGACGTCTTTACGGTTCCCGCGACGCAAGGCGATTACCGAAATCTCACCCGAACGACCGGTGCGCACGAGCACAGTCCGGTGTGGTCACCTGATGGATCGCAGGTCGCCTGGCTGTCCGACGCGAGTGGTGAGTATCAGCTCATGATCGGCGATCAGCTGGGCCTCGCGAAGCCGCGCGTCGTGACGCTGCCGGGGAACGGCTACTACTCGTCGCCAACCTGGTCGCCCGACGGCAAGCACCTCCTCCTCGAGGACAATCACCTGACGCTGTGGACGCTCGACGTCGCGAGCGGCCGTGCGACGAAGATCGACAGCGATACGTACTTCGACCCGACGCGCGATATCGATATGGCGTGGTCGCCCGATTCGCGCTGGGTTGCGTATTCACGAAATATCGACAGCCACATGCGAGCAGTGTTCCTCTACTCGCTCGAGGAAGGGAAGCCGCATCAGATCACCGACGGCATGTCGGATGTCGTGTCGCCGGCGTTCGACGCCGGCGGGAAGTACCTCTACTTCCTCGCCAGCACCGACTACGGTCCACGAACGAGCTGGCTGGAAATGAGCTCGCTCGATCGGCCGGCAAGACGCTCGATCTATCTCGCGGTGCTCTCGGCGAGCGAGCCATCACCGCTACTCCCCGAGGCGGGCGACGAGCCCATCGCCGCGGCGGCAGCCGTCGTCGCGCTCGCGTCCAAGCCGCGCGCCGACACGACCGCGTCACAGGTTCGCATCGATCTCGACGGCATCGCGCAACGGATTCTCCCGATCGGTGTCCCCGCCGGTGACTACAGTGATCTGAGCGCGGCCACGGCCGGCAGTTTCCTTTACATGGACGCCATGCCTAACGCTGGCGGCGCGGCGCGATTGGAGCGCTACCAGATCAAGGAGCGCTCGGCGACGCCAATCCTCGAAGGCATTCGCTCCTACACGCTCTCCGGCGACCGAAAGAAGCTGCTCTATCAAGCGGCGCGCGGTGCGCCGGAAAGCCGCTGGGGTATCGTCGCCGCCGATAAGCCCGCGAAAGTTGGCGAGGGCGCAATCAACGTCGGCCAGCTCGAGATGCTGGTCGATCCGCGAGCCGAGTGGCCGGAGATCTTCAAGGAAACGTGGCGCACCCAGCGCGATTACTTCTACGACGCGAAGATGCATGGCGCGAACTGGCAGGCAGTGTACGACAAGTACGCTCCATTTCTGCCGTTCGTCGGCCATCGCTCGGACCTTGGCTACATCATCGCGCTCACCGGCGGCGAGCTCACCGTTGGCCACTCGTACCTGAGCGGTCCCGGCGATGAGCCCGAGGAACAGCCGGAGTCGGTGGGCTTGTTAGGCGCCGACTTCGCGATCGAGAACGGGCGGTATCGCATCACGCACATTTACAGCGGCGAGAACTGGAATCCGGATCTGCGCGCGCCCCTCAGCGCGCCGGGCATTCGCGTGGCCGAGGGCGATTACATCCTCGAGGTGAATGGGCGTCCGCTCACGCCGCCGACGAACCTCTACAGCGTGTTCCTAGGAACGGCAGGCCATCAAACCGAGATTCGCGTCGGGAAGTCGCCGACGGGTGACGACTCGCGCGTCGTGACGGTCGTGCCGGTGGCGAGCGAGGAAGGCCTGCGCACGCGTGCCTGGGTCGAGGCGAATCGCCGCAAGGTCGATCAGCTCTCCGGTGGACGGCTGGCCTACGTATGGCTACCGAACACCGCAGGCGGCGGGTACACGTCGTTCACGCGTTACTTCTATGCGCAGCAGGAGAAGGAAGGGGCGGTGATCGACGAGCGCTACAACCACGGCGGCATGGTCGCGGACTATATCGTCAATGAGCTCGAGCGCAAACCGATGGGCTATTTCGCGACGCGCGAGGGCAAGGTATCCACGACGCCGATTGCCGGCATCTACGGTCCGAAGGTGATGCTGATCAACGAATCGGCCGGCTCGGGCGGTGACGCGCTGCCGTACATGTTCCACCAGCGGCAGATCGGCCCGCTCATCGGCACGCGCACCTGGGGCGGGCTCGTTGGCACGTTAGGCGTTCCGCAAACGATCGACGGCGGCGGCATCACCGCGCCGGGTTTAGCATTCTATGATCTGCAGGGGAAGTGGGCGATCGAGAACGAGGGTGTCCCGCCGGACGTCGACGTCGAATACACGCCCGCTGATGTCATCAAGGGGCACGATCCGCAGCTCGAGCGCGCGGTGCAGGAAGCCCTGACAATCCTCAAGACGAAGCCGGCCTTGAGAGTTGCACGTCCAGCGCCGATTGATAGAACGTCTCGCAAAAACCCCTAG